In Aciduliprofundum sp. MAR08-339, a single window of DNA contains:
- a CDS encoding hydrogenase iron-sulfur subunit: MSEKKFDPVIVGFFCNWCTSAAADLAGTSRLHYPASIRPIRVMCSSTVDPVYLIRALQEGADATILGGCHPGDCHYITGNYKARRRVAIVKTVLKSLEFDDDRVLLEWISGSEGPKFARVMNEYTEYIKKKGPSDFKYLDSLGGEKIE; encoded by the coding sequence ATGAGCGAAAAGAAGTTTGACCCAGTGATTGTTGGCTTTTTCTGCAACTGGTGCACATCCGCAGCGGCGGATCTTGCGGGAACATCGCGATTGCACTATCCGGCGAGCATAAGACCGATAAGGGTTATGTGCTCGTCAACGGTGGACCCTGTGTACTTGATTCGTGCCCTGCAGGAGGGTGCCGATGCCACGATTCTCGGAGGGTGTCACCCTGGAGATTGTCACTACATAACGGGCAACTACAAAGCGAGGAGAAGAGTGGCAATAGTGAAAACAGTGCTTAAATCCCTGGAATTTGATGATGATCGCGTTCTTCTGGAGTGGATATCCGGAAGTGAGGGTCCCAAGTTTGCAAGGGTTATGAATGAATACACAGAGTACATAAAGAAGAAGGGTCCCTCAGATTTCAAGTATCTTGACTCACTTGGAGGTGAAAAGATTGAGTGA
- a CDS encoding 4Fe-4S ferredoxin, producing the protein MKRLSENDMLKKFIVDAFEKGLIEAVMAPAATKDSYTYALVTKKEDVEKLTPIAPVMQWNGADMIRRITKLKKSEKKLLAILRPCEARTYKELVKFNQINPENIIVLSYDCPGTIHARKFKFELNKPEDLIDEIKKGGKSDKIRDSCKVCEYPSPIPGVGDIGLGLVNTEEPVFFSLSDKGKEFLAGMGIEEGSRDNGAWVEEHRKRRAKWLEEERIRNGREGLEDFLSSCLNCHNCKDMCPICFCKECFFEDHSVFDYESNKFYNWADDKDGIRLPTDKSLFHIGRLIHMGTSCIGCGLCQQACPMDIPLYRLFGIVGNDLQKVFNYKPGVNDDLPPVMDFREDELHEFEGLLGGEE; encoded by the coding sequence GTGAAAAGATTGAGTGAAAACGATATGCTCAAAAAATTCATAGTGGATGCCTTTGAGAAAGGTCTCATTGAGGCGGTTATGGCTCCTGCAGCCACAAAGGACTCTTACACCTACGCACTCGTAACTAAAAAGGAGGATGTGGAGAAATTAACACCCATTGCACCTGTGATGCAGTGGAACGGTGCGGATATGATCAGGCGCATAACAAAGTTGAAGAAGAGTGAGAAAAAGTTGCTTGCCATACTCAGACCATGTGAGGCGAGAACATACAAAGAGCTTGTCAAATTCAATCAGATCAATCCTGAGAACATAATCGTGCTGAGTTACGATTGCCCTGGAACGATTCATGCACGCAAGTTCAAATTCGAACTCAATAAGCCTGAGGATCTCATTGATGAGATAAAGAAGGGTGGAAAGAGCGATAAGATTCGCGATTCCTGCAAGGTTTGCGAGTATCCATCGCCCATCCCTGGTGTTGGGGATATTGGTTTGGGACTTGTTAACACAGAGGAGCCTGTGTTTTTCTCTCTGAGTGATAAGGGCAAAGAATTTCTGGCAGGTATGGGAATTGAAGAGGGCTCTCGTGACAACGGGGCCTGGGTTGAAGAGCATAGAAAGCGTAGGGCGAAGTGGCTTGAAGAGGAACGCATCCGCAATGGCCGTGAGGGTCTTGAAGATTTCCTATCCTCGTGCCTGAACTGCCACAACTGCAAGGACATGTGCCCCATCTGCTTCTGCAAAGAGTGTTTCTTTGAGGACCACAGCGTGTTTGACTACGAGTCCAACAAGTTCTACAACTGGGCAGATGACAAGGACGGAATTCGCCTGCCCACGGATAAATCGCTTTTCCATATCGGCAGGTTGATTCACATGGGTACCTCGTGCATTGGCTGCGGCCTGTGCCAGCAGGCATGCCCCATGGACATTCCTCTTTATCGCCTGTTCGGCATAGTGGGCAATGACCTGCAGAAGGTGTTCAACTATAAGCCGGGCGTGAACGATGACCTCCCTCCCGTTATGGATTTCCGTGAGGATGAACTTCATGAATTCGAGGGTCTCCTGGGGGGTGAGGAGTGA
- a CDS encoding 4Fe-4S dicluster domain-containing protein, whose amino-acid sequence MGKKVELLDVDSEKVMNEIRKAASPPEEVKHWVTIYVMGKPYRVPAGLTIMKALEYAGYRYIRGAGCRAGFCGACATIYRKKGEYRFRTALACQTTVEDGMYLAQVPFVPANKATYNIDEIEPTPTTLLEYYPEIARCVSCNTCTKACPQELDVMYYIQYGIRGDIKKVAELSFDCIQCGLCTLRCPAEIQHYHMAQFARRLYGKYYMKRSPFLKRRLKEIESGMYEKAFEQIKKWREENPDRVKELYRYIINNGREKEKKLIENPLARLGED is encoded by the coding sequence ATGGGAAAGAAGGTTGAATTGCTTGATGTGGATAGCGAGAAGGTTATGAATGAGATCCGCAAGGCTGCTTCGCCTCCAGAAGAGGTGAAGCACTGGGTTACCATATATGTGATGGGCAAGCCATATCGCGTACCTGCAGGATTGACCATAATGAAAGCTCTGGAATATGCGGGATACAGGTACATAAGAGGTGCAGGTTGCCGTGCTGGATTCTGCGGTGCGTGTGCCACCATATATCGGAAGAAGGGTGAGTATCGTTTTAGAACCGCCCTTGCGTGCCAGACGACGGTGGAGGATGGGATGTACCTGGCCCAGGTTCCCTTTGTGCCCGCCAACAAGGCCACATACAATATAGACGAGATAGAGCCCACGCCCACCACTCTGCTTGAATATTATCCAGAGATTGCAAGGTGCGTCTCGTGCAACACCTGTACCAAGGCTTGTCCGCAGGAACTTGATGTTATGTACTACATTCAGTACGGTATCCGTGGCGATATAAAGAAAGTTGCCGAATTGAGCTTTGACTGTATTCAGTGCGGGTTGTGCACATTACGCTGTCCCGCCGAGATACAGCATTATCACATGGCTCAGTTTGCTCGCAGGCTGTACGGCAAGTACTATATGAAGAGATCTCCGTTCTTGAAGAGGAGGTTAAAGGAGATTGAGTCAGGAATGTACGAGAAGGCCTTTGAGCAGATAAAGAAATGGAGGGAGGAAAACCCCGACAGGGTTAAGGAACTTTACAGATACATAATTAATAATGGAAGGGAGAAGGAAAAGAAACTGATTGAAAATCCACTTGCAAGGTTGGGAGAGGATTAA
- a CDS encoding FAD-binding protein produces the protein MADLKMIRGYPEYMRESIEMVEKTRDERIKNKEKEIEFALTMEEREEVLNKFHPDYAPGGKRELRVGPNRGDIVPNEVADILEAWPALNPEDVDLNDIDYDVDILIIGGGGAGTVAALWANYEGIPAENILIATKLRHGDANSMMAQGGIQAADRPWDSPVIHYLDVLGGGHFANKHELVKALTEDAPFIIKWHEELGVMYDKDENGNFIERWGGGTSRMRLHSAKDYTGMEIMRVIRDEARNRDIPVLEFSPGVELITTEDGEIGGAILWNMETKEYYVVRAKATVLATGGWGRLHIRGFPTTNHYGATADGLVMAYRAGARLRDLESVQYHPTGAAYPEQIVGLLITEKVRAMGATPVNKYGQAFVFPMEPRDVEAAMFIRECYGKGNCVVTPTGMRGVWLDSPMIEELRGEGAIRKNLDAMYRMYKRFGIDMTKDPILVFPTLHYQNGGVEINADAQVIRADGSPYPRFFAGGEVEGGVHGKNRLMGNSLLDYNVFGRRAGISAAKVARNSGKPGKLTLKHVKLFTEEVRKINVPPERRSPILLPDYRGKRVLARKIDLPVLE, from the coding sequence ATGGCTGATTTGAAAATGATTAGAGGATACCCGGAGTATATGCGTGAGAGCATAGAGATGGTGGAAAAGACTAGGGATGAGAGGATAAAGAACAAGGAGAAGGAGATAGAATTTGCCCTTACAATGGAAGAGCGCGAGGAGGTTTTAAACAAATTCCATCCGGATTATGCACCAGGTGGCAAGAGAGAGTTGAGGGTTGGACCAAACCGCGGAGATATTGTGCCAAATGAGGTGGCCGATATACTTGAGGCATGGCCCGCGTTGAATCCAGAGGATGTGGATTTGAACGACATTGATTACGACGTGGATATCCTCATAATAGGTGGAGGAGGCGCTGGAACAGTAGCAGCTCTCTGGGCCAACTATGAGGGAATTCCTGCTGAAAACATACTTATTGCCACAAAACTGAGACATGGGGATGCCAATTCAATGATGGCTCAGGGAGGTATTCAGGCTGCAGATCGTCCGTGGGATTCTCCTGTGATACATTATCTGGATGTTCTTGGTGGTGGCCACTTTGCTAACAAGCACGAATTGGTTAAGGCACTCACGGAGGATGCACCATTCATAATAAAGTGGCATGAGGAACTGGGAGTTATGTACGATAAGGACGAAAATGGAAATTTCATTGAGAGGTGGGGCGGAGGTACCTCAAGAATGAGATTGCACTCTGCCAAGGATTACACTGGAATGGAAATAATGAGGGTGATTCGAGATGAGGCTAGGAACCGCGATATTCCCGTGCTTGAATTCTCCCCCGGCGTTGAACTCATAACCACTGAGGACGGTGAGATAGGAGGTGCAATACTCTGGAATATGGAAACCAAGGAGTACTACGTTGTCAGAGCGAAGGCAACAGTTCTTGCCACAGGTGGCTGGGGCAGATTGCACATTCGCGGTTTTCCAACAACAAATCATTATGGAGCAACTGCAGATGGCCTTGTCATGGCCTATCGCGCCGGGGCAAGGTTGAGGGATCTGGAGTCTGTGCAGTATCATCCTACCGGTGCGGCCTATCCTGAGCAGATAGTTGGACTACTCATAACTGAAAAGGTTCGTGCAATGGGTGCCACCCCTGTGAATAAGTACGGGCAGGCATTCGTGTTTCCCATGGAGCCAAGGGATGTTGAAGCGGCCATGTTCATAAGAGAGTGCTATGGAAAGGGTAACTGTGTTGTAACTCCAACGGGTATGCGTGGTGTATGGCTTGACTCGCCCATGATCGAAGAACTCAGGGGCGAGGGTGCAATTCGTAAGAATCTTGATGCAATGTACCGTATGTACAAGAGATTTGGCATAGACATGACCAAGGACCCGATTCTTGTGTTCCCCACGCTCCACTATCAGAATGGAGGAGTGGAAATAAATGCGGATGCTCAGGTGATAAGGGCAGATGGAAGCCCGTACCCAAGATTCTTCGCAGGTGGCGAAGTTGAGGGCGGAGTGCATGGAAAGAACCGCCTGATGGGTAACTCTCTCCTTGACTATAATGTATTCGGAAGGAGAGCTGGAATAAGCGCTGCTAAGGTTGCCCGTAACTCAGGCAAACCTGGAAAGTTAACTCTGAAGCATGTGAAACTTTTCACAGAGGAGGTTAGAAAGATAAATGTGCCTCCTGAGCGCAGAAGCCCGATACTCCTGCCCGATTACCGCGGAAAGAGGGTACTGGCTAGGAAAATAGATTTGCCTGTACTGGAGTGA
- a CDS encoding (Fe-S)-binding protein yields the protein MRIMLHGWDTSHKLGVPEICDASKSIVTKMGHEFVPNESKVICAEAIGFLGYDNLTDDFAKATVKEIEEKVSKYDIDLILTSYAAPYVAWSKELNGFLVKRGYELPVPIEHISTFLYKNLDKLKFRELPMKILLHDGCTLGRKYGVVEPPRKVLEKIPKLEYLNFDHPELYVKERNLKPWDISACPGGWLDFTMPELMPYVASNVVREYALPRDVDAIVTTCGNGYHAFKAGIKHSGFNIKAYSYTNLVDMALEGVE from the coding sequence ATGAGGATAATGCTTCATGGATGGGACACTTCCCACAAGTTGGGTGTGCCGGAGATATGCGATGCTTCCAAGTCCATAGTGACAAAGATGGGGCACGAGTTCGTGCCAAATGAAAGTAAGGTCATATGTGCGGAGGCCATAGGATTTTTGGGCTACGATAATCTAACCGATGATTTTGCCAAGGCAACGGTTAAGGAGATCGAGGAGAAGGTTAGCAAATACGACATCGATCTCATTCTCACATCCTACGCTGCCCCCTATGTGGCCTGGAGTAAGGAGTTAAATGGATTTCTGGTAAAGAGAGGGTATGAATTACCCGTACCTATTGAGCACATATCTACATTCCTATACAAGAACTTGGATAAACTCAAGTTCAGGGAACTGCCAATGAAGATCTTGCTGCATGATGGCTGTACCCTCGGTCGAAAGTACGGTGTGGTTGAGCCACCACGAAAGGTCTTGGAGAAGATACCAAAACTGGAGTATCTGAATTTTGACCATCCTGAACTGTATGTTAAAGAGCGCAACCTGAAACCGTGGGATATATCTGCCTGTCCTGGAGGATGGCTTGATTTCACCATGCCAGAACTTATGCCCTACGTGGCAAGTAACGTTGTTCGTGAGTACGCGTTGCCAAGGGATGTGGATGCTATAGTGACCACCTGTGGCAATGGATATCACGCTTTCAAGGCAGGAATAAAGCACTCTGGATTTAACATCAAGGCATATAGCTATACCAATCTTGTGGACATGGCCCTTGAGGGGGTGGAGTGA